In Melanotaenia boesemani isolate fMelBoe1 chromosome 16, fMelBoe1.pri, whole genome shotgun sequence, the following proteins share a genomic window:
- the rtn4a gene encoding reticulon-4a isoform X6 encodes MDAKQVVDLLYWRDVKTTGVVFGASLLLLLSLTMCSIVSVCSYIGLALLSVTICFRIYKGILQAIQKSDEGHPFKQYLDQEVALSEDLVHKYSDMILAKLNKTIGDLRRVFLVEDLVDSIKFAVLMWILTYVGALFNGLTLLILGLVGVFSCPIIYEKHQAQIDHYLALVNSQIKDVVGKIQAKVPGMKRKTE; translated from the exons ATGGACGCTAAACAGG TGGTGGATCTCCTCTACTGGCGTGATGTGAAGACCACGGGCGTGGTGTTCGGCGCCagcctgctgctgctcctctcgCTGACCATGTGCAGCATCGTCAGCGTCTGCTCCTACATCGGCCTGGCGCTGCTCTCCGTCACCATCTGCTTCAGGATATACAAAGGCATCCTGCAGGCCATCCAGAAGTCCGACGAGGGTCACCCCTTCAA GCAGTACCTGGACCAGGAGGTGGCGCTGTCTGAGGACCTGGTCCACAAGTACAGCGACATGATTCTGGCCAAACTCAACAAGACCATCGGGGACCTGAGACGCGTGTTCCTGGTGGAGGACCTGGTCGACTCCATCAAG TTTGCCGTGTTGATGTGGATCCTGACCTACGTCGGTGCCTTGTTCAACGGGCTCACTCTTCTTATTCTGG GTCTGGTCGGAGTGTTCAGCTGCCCCATCATTTACGAGAAACACCAG GCTCAGATCGACCACTACCTGGCGCTGGTCAACAGCCAGATCAAAGACGTCGTCGGAAA GATCCAGGCGAAGGTTCCTGGGATGAAACGAAAGACGGAGTGA
- the rtn4a gene encoding reticulon-4a isoform X5, with the protein MENSVEKKEPETKPWKEQVVDLLYWRDVKTTGVVFGASLLLLLSLTMCSIVSVCSYIGLALLSVTICFRIYKGILQAIQKSDEGHPFKQYLDQEVALSEDLVHKYSDMILAKLNKTIGDLRRVFLVEDLVDSIKFAVLMWILTYVGALFNGLTLLILGLVGVFSCPIIYEKHQAQIDHYLALVNSQIKDVVGKIQAKVPGMKRKTE; encoded by the exons TGGTGGATCTCCTCTACTGGCGTGATGTGAAGACCACGGGCGTGGTGTTCGGCGCCagcctgctgctgctcctctcgCTGACCATGTGCAGCATCGTCAGCGTCTGCTCCTACATCGGCCTGGCGCTGCTCTCCGTCACCATCTGCTTCAGGATATACAAAGGCATCCTGCAGGCCATCCAGAAGTCCGACGAGGGTCACCCCTTCAA GCAGTACCTGGACCAGGAGGTGGCGCTGTCTGAGGACCTGGTCCACAAGTACAGCGACATGATTCTGGCCAAACTCAACAAGACCATCGGGGACCTGAGACGCGTGTTCCTGGTGGAGGACCTGGTCGACTCCATCAAG TTTGCCGTGTTGATGTGGATCCTGACCTACGTCGGTGCCTTGTTCAACGGGCTCACTCTTCTTATTCTGG GTCTGGTCGGAGTGTTCAGCTGCCCCATCATTTACGAGAAACACCAG GCTCAGATCGACCACTACCTGGCGCTGGTCAACAGCCAGATCAAAGACGTCGTCGGAAA GATCCAGGCGAAGGTTCCTGGGATGAAACGAAAGACGGAGTGA